One segment of Acidovorax sp. DW039 DNA contains the following:
- a CDS encoding OsmC family protein gives MECTVSWTGGAGTRSGMGFVAETGSGHVLTMDGAPDAVNPANGGQNLAPRPMETVLAGTGGCTAYDVVLILKRGRHDVRGCSVKLTSERAQTDPKVFTKIHMQFTVTGRGIPAAAVERAIAMSHDKYCSASIMLGKTAEITTGFELVEV, from the coding sequence ATGGAATGCACAGTCAGCTGGACCGGAGGCGCCGGGACACGCTCGGGCATGGGTTTTGTTGCCGAAACCGGGAGTGGTCATGTGCTGACCATGGATGGCGCACCCGATGCCGTGAATCCCGCCAATGGAGGGCAGAACCTTGCACCTCGTCCCATGGAAACCGTGCTGGCGGGTACAGGAGGCTGCACTGCCTACGACGTGGTGCTGATTCTCAAGCGTGGACGGCACGACGTGCGCGGCTGCAGCGTCAAGCTCACATCCGAACGTGCTCAGACGGATCCCAAGGTGTTCACCAAGATCCACATGCAGTTTACGGTAACGGGACGTGGCATCCCTGCCGCGGCCGTGGAGCGTGCGATTGCCATGAGCCATGACAAATACTGCTCGGCCAGCATCATGCTGGGCAAAACAGCAGAAATCACGACTGGGTTTGAACTGGTGGAAGTCTGA